A window from Centropristis striata isolate RG_2023a ecotype Rhode Island chromosome 4, C.striata_1.0, whole genome shotgun sequence encodes these proteins:
- the LOC131970350 gene encoding gap junction delta-2 protein: MGDWSILGRFLSEVQNHSTVIGKIWLTMLLIFRILLVALVGDAVYSDEQSKFTCNTQQPGCNNVCYDTFAPVSHLRFWVFQIVLVSTPSIFYIVFVLHKIAKDEKDGQRAQVVAQRSPGQRHGHRGKDCMEALRVNMPSYCHHYTQEWDAKENEGVEQSSLEKDYGEVGEDPTQQSNQVLLIYILHVLLRSVMEISFLVGQYFLFGFEVPHLYRCETYPCPTRTDCFVSRATEKTIFLNFMFSISLGCFVLNIAELHYLGWVYIFRILCSACSTCCSQERDTVRLYSNHNPLLLQLRHSLRGQLVLQTPAAMAPEKTRGLLTHGPAISFETDSTVECTSKRSPDSRDKVKVKLANMARLGRTKKSWL, encoded by the coding sequence ATGGGTGACTGGTCCATACTTGGTCGCTTCCTGTCCGAGGTCCAAAACCACTCGACAGTGATAGGCAAGATCTGGCTCACTATGCTGCTCATTTTCCGTATACTGCTGGTGGCCTTAGTGGGTGACGCCGTCTACAGTGATGAGCAGTCCAAGTTCACCTGTAACACCCAGCAGCCCGGATGCAACAACGTCTGTTATGACACCTTTGCTCCTGTTTCACATCTACGCTTCTGGGTCTTTCAAATTGTGCTGGTCTCCACCCCATCCATCTTCTACATTGTTTTTGTTCTGCATAAAATTGCTAAGGATGAGAAGGATGGCCAGAGGGCACAGGTAGTGGCCCAGAGGTCTCCTGGACAGAGACATGGGCACAGGGGAAAGGATTGTATGGAGGCCCTGAGAGTCAACATGCCCTCATACTGTCATCATTACACCCAGGAATGGGATGCCAAGGAGAATGAAGGAGTAGAGCAAAGCTCTCTGGAGAAGGATTATGGAGAAGTAGGAGAGGATCCCACCCAGCAGTCCAACCAGGTTCTGCTCATCTACATTCTTCATGTGTTGCTTCGATCCGTCATGGAGATCAGCTTCCTGGTGGGTCAGTACTTCTTGTTCGGGTTTGAGGTGCCTCACCTGTACCGATGTGAGACCTACCCTTGCCCTACTCGTACAGACTGCTTTGTGTCACGTGCCACTGAGAAAACCATCTTTTTGAACTTCATGTTCAGCATCAGCCTGGGATGCTTTGTGCTCAACATCGCAGAGCTCCACTACCTGGGCTGGGTCTATATTTTCCGTATCCTCTGCTcagcctgctccacctgctgcagTCAGGAGAGGGACACAGTTCGACTGTACTCAAACCACAACCCCCTCCTACTGCAGCTCAGGCATTCTCTGAGGGGCCAGCTGGTCCTGCAGACCCCAGCAGCCATGGCCCCAGAGAAGACAAGGGGTCTGCTCACACATGGCCCTGCTATCTCCTTTGAGACAGACTCAACTGTGGAGTGCACGTCCAAGAGAAGTCCAGATAGCAGAGACAAAGTAAAGGTCAAGCTGGCCAACATGGCCAGGCTGGGACGGACTAAGAAGTCTTGGCTTTGa